The following are encoded together in the Peromyscus leucopus breed LL Stock chromosome 1, UCI_PerLeu_2.1, whole genome shotgun sequence genome:
- the LOC114682067 gene encoding solute carrier family 22 member 20: protein MAFTDLLDALGGVGRFQFVYTALLLLPCGLLACHVFLQNFTAAAPPHYCRHPANHTEATTNDSGAWLRATIPLNQHGVPEPCQRYTEPQWALLKSNTSSLGVATEDCKDGWVYDRSIFPSTIVMEWDLVCEARTLRDLAQSIYMSGVLVGAALFGSLADRLGRKAPLVWSYLQLAVSGAATAYVGSFSAYCVCRFLMGMTFSGIILNSLSLVVEWMPTRGRTVAGILLGFSFTLGQLILAGVAYLIRPWRWLQFAVSAPFLVFFLYSWWLPESSRWLLLHGKSQQAVENLRKVAVINGRKEEGERLTTEVVSSYIQSEFASVRTSNSILDLFRTPAIRKVTCCLMVVWFSNSVAYYGLAMDLQKFGLSIYLVQALFGIIDIPAMLVATTTMIYVGRRATVASFLILAGLMVIANMFVPEDLQTLRTVQAALGKGCLASSFICVYLFTGELYPTEIRQMGMGFASVNARLGGLAAPLVTTLGEISPILPPVSFGATSVLAGMAVACFLTETRNVPLVETIAAMERRVKDSQSKRDAERKSEEISLQQPGASALKETI from the exons ATGGCCTTCACAGACCTGCTGGATGCGCTGGGGGGTGTGGGTCGCTTCCAGTTTGTCTACACGgctttgctgctgctgccctgcGGGCTGCTGGCCTGCCACGTCTTCCTGCAGAACTTCACCGCGGCCGCACCCCCCCACTACTGCCGGCATCCTGCCAACCACACAGAGGCTACCACCAATGACTCAGGGGCCTGGCTGAGGGCCACCATACCCCTGAACCAGCATGGGGTCCCTGAGCCGTGCCAGCGCTACACGGAGCCTCAGTGGGCCCTTCTGAAATCTAACACCTCCTCGCTCGGAGTGGCCACCGAGGACTGCAAGGATGGTTGGGTCTATGACCGAAGCATTTTCCCATCCACCATCgtgatggag TGGGACCTGGTGTGTGAGGCCCGTACCCTCCGTGACCTGGCTCAGTCCATCTACATGTCTGGGGTGCTGGTAGGCGCTGCCTTGTTTGGTAGCCTAGCAGACCG GTTGGGTCGCAAGGCCCCACTGGTCTGGTCATACCTGCAGCTAGCAGTTTCAGGGGCTGCCACAGCATATGTTGGCTCCTTCAGCGCCTACTGTGTCTGCCGGTTCCTGATGGGCATGACCTTCTCCGGCATCATCCTCAACTCCCTCTCCCTGG TTGTCGAGTGGATGCCGACCAGGGGCCGGACAGTGGCCGGCATCTTGCTGGGCTTCTCCTTCACCTTGGGCCAGCTCATCCTGGCTGGCGTGGCCTACCTGATCCGCCCCTGGCGGTGGTTGCAGTTTGCTGTCTCTGCTCCTTTCCTGGTCTTTTTCCTCTATTCTTG GTGGCTTCCAGAGTCATCCCGGTGGCTCCTCCTTCACGGCAAGTCCCAGCAAGCTGTGGAGAACCTTCGGAAGGTGGCCGTGATAaatggcaggaaggaggaaggggaaagactGACTACAGAG GTGGTGAGCTCCTACATCCAGAGTGAGTTTGCAAGTGTCCGTACCTCCAACTCCATCTTGGACCTCTTCCGAACCCCGGCCATCAGAAAGGTCACGTGCTGTCTCATGGTTGTCTG GTTCTCTAACTCTGTGGCTTACTACGGCCTGGCCATGGACCTGCAGAAGTTCGGGCTCAGCATCTACCTGGTACAGGCTCTGTTTGGGATCATCGACATCCCAGCCATGCTGGTCGCCACTACCACCATGATTTACGTGGGACGACGGGCCACGGTGGCCTCTTTCCTCATCTTAGCCGGGCTCATGGTCATCGCCAACATGTTTGTGCCTGAGG ATCTGCAGACCCTGCGGACAGTGCAAGCGGCGCTGGGCAAAGGCTGCCTGGCCAGCTCCTTCATCTGCGTGTACCTGTTCACCGGAGAACTCTATCCCACAGAGATCAG GCAGATGGGAATGGGCTTTGCCTCTGTCAACGCCCGCCTCGGAGGCTTGGCGGCACCCCTGGTCACCACACTTGGTGAGATCAGCCCCATCCTTCCGCCTGTGTCCTTTGGTGCCACTTCAGTCTTGGCTGGAATGGCTGTCGCCTGCTTCTTGACTGAGACCCGAAATGTGCCCCTGGTGGAAACCATTGCTGCCATGGAGAGAAG AGTCAAAGACAGCCAATCCAAAAGAGACGCAGAACGTAAGAGTGAAGAAATTTCTCTCCAGCAGCCGGGGGCTTCTGCCCTCAAAGAAACCATCTGA